In Chryseobacterium sp. C-71, the genomic window TGGTTAGGTTTATTCTACTTCGGAACTGTATTTTGTGTAGTGTACATCTGTGCATATTCTTTTACAGATTTTGCTCACCCATTAAGCGAATATGATGCTGAATACAAAGAACAAATGGCCGCTATTGATGATTATAATAGTAAGCAGCCACCAATTACAATAGAAACAGCTGTATTTTCTGAAGACAACATCGCTGCCGGTGAAGAAATCTTCAAAAGCAACTGTGTATCTTGTCACTCAGACGGAGGTAAAGGAGGTATCGGTCCTAACTTGACAGATAATTTCTGGCACAACCAGCCTGAGAAAACATTATTCAAAAACGTATTCCACGTTGTAGAAAACGGGGTAACAGGAACTGCAATGCAGGCTTGGGGTAAAAACGGCGTATTAACAGGAACAGACATTCAGAATGTAGCTGCTTACGTTTACCACATTAACCAGGAACTTCCACCAATTACAACAGACAAAGGCGGAGCACCAGCTTATGGTGATGAAGCCAAGTGGGAGAAACAGTAATTAAAACTTGAAAATATATGATTAAACATAATTTGTTATTAAATTAAAAAATAGTAACGAATTATGTTTTTTCTTTTTTTAAATAAAACCAAACTATAATGTCAGATAAAGAAGAAGATATTCTGCGTGGCGGACAGGGTCAGGTTTTAGATCCTGAAACCTATAGAGATTCTATAGGAACAATGGAACAATC contains:
- a CDS encoding cbb3-type cytochrome c oxidase N-terminal domain-containing protein; this translates as MKQRTPVFVNILIIMGLLIVFYYLFVQSYSFLASPYFWGTVAISAILAYIHSAIGDLIENNKFKKLSDAEKAAYLSEKKIPFLKRQYDAAFKKQSDTEEKDILIDHGFDGIMELDNQLPKWWLGLFYFGTVFCVVYICAYSFTDFAHPLSEYDAEYKEQMAAIDDYNSKQPPITIETAVFSEDNIAAGEEIFKSNCVSCHSDGGKGGIGPNLTDNFWHNQPEKTLFKNVFHVVENGVTGTAMQAWGKNGVLTGTDIQNVAAYVYHINQELPPITTDKGGAPAYGDEAKWEKQ